GGACGGATCTCTACATTCTTTGATGTCCAGGCGCCGGAGCTCCAGTACTGCTGGAGTCCGGCGTTTTCGTGTATACCAGCAAGGAGGGCTTTTCTGTGATCCTGAAAACCGCACTTTCGTATGTCTGATCGGTGGATGCGTACGGGCATGCGACCGGCGATGGAGACGACGGAGCTTCTGGCTGCCCGCCGTAGTGATTGGGCGGCAGGGGAGACGACGAGGTCCGATGTCGCGATTTCAGCATGTCGCAAAAGAAAAGAGGTGCACGGACGATGATGGTCCATGCACCTCTTTTGCAATTCTCTCTGTCACGAGAGGTCACTTCCTTCGCTAGAATATGACGTTGAGTCGCAGGCTGAATGCGCTGAACTTCGGACTTTCGGAAACTTCGACAGCATCCGTGTCCACGTACTCCGAAATTCCAAATTCGTACCGCAGTTCGGGTTGCAGTTTGAACGGAACGGCAGGGAGGTTCAGCTGCACACCAGCACCCACGTTCGCAGACAGGGACATGTCCTCCGTGAAGTCGTCGAAGTCATCACCGTTACCGAAGCCGTCCACGTTCGACCGCGGGATGGTTAGCATCGGGCCGGCAAGGACATATGGCGTAATGACCGGCGTGACCAGCAGGTTGAGTCGTACGTCGACCGGAACCTCAAATGTGCTAATATCAATCGTTCCGGCTGCGCCACCCCCTGTCGTGTTTCCGAATTCGTAAGTACCGACCTTTCGGTAAAAGAAGCCCGGGCGGATGTTCACGGGACCGAACCCAGCGTCGTACACCACACCGATGTGGTAACCGGTGGAATTTTCGAAGTTTGCGTCCGCGCTGCTTGTGCTGATGTCGTCAGACGATTCAAAGTTGAGGCCTCCGGCAATCCCGAGTTGGGCATGAGCCGGCGAAGCTCCCACGAGAACGATGATGGCGAGAGCGAGGGCAGAAGTAGCAAAGCGTTTGAGCATTGCGCGCATGAACCGGTAGAGGGCTATGGAAACGATTGTGAGCGTAGAATCGAAGCTGGGTCGGCGTGAGCCCGTATCATTGGCTCGACCGTCGAGACAACAGACCTTCAGATTCCAATTCGTACACTACGAGCCGCAGGTACGGTGTCCAAAGTCACAAGCGGATTATTACATTCTTCCGACGATATGTGCGCTAACGCGGGTGGACGTGACTGCGGAACGCGATGTGGCGATTATTAGAAATTACGGTCCCGTGACGGCTATGTCGGTCTTCGACGCCGGAGTCCATGCGGTCTCCGCAACCTGCCATTAGGTCGTGAGTTGGTTCTGCATCCAATCGATTGGCTTTACGTCTACGCATCCGATGAAAATAGGTATCACCTGTTATCCCACGTACGGCGGAAGTGGCGTCGTGGCGACCGAACTTGGTAAGGCGCTTGCAAATCGCGGTCACGAGATCCACTTCATTTCGTCATCGATGCCCTTCCGGCTCTCTCACATTGCCGGAAACATCTTTTTCCACGAGGTGAATGTTCAGTCGTATCCGCTCTTCGAGTATCCCCCGTACACGCTCTCGCTGACGAGCAAAATGGTGGATATCGCGAAGCACGCGGGTCTCGACCTCATGCACGTGCACTACGCCATTCCTCATGCCACCAGCGCCGTGATGGCGCGGCAGATACTCGCGACGGAAGGGGTGCACATGCCGGTCGTCACGACCCTCCACGGCACCGATATTACGCTCATTGGGCAAGACCCTTCGTTCGCGCCGGTCGTCACGTGGTCAATCAATGAGTCTGATGGCGTCACCGCCGTGTCCAACTATCTGCGGCAGGAGACCTACGACCATTTCGACATCGATAACGGGATCGAGGTCATTCCCAATTTTATCGATACGGAGCGTTTTTTCCGGCAAAACAAAGAGCACTTCAAGCAGGCGCTTTGTCCGAACGGGGAGAAGGTCATCGCGCACGTGTCGAACTTTCGGCCAGTCAAGAACGCGCAGCAGGTCGTGGAAATCTTTCATCGGCTTCGCGAGGACGACCTACCGGTCAAGCTCCTGCTCGTGGGCGATGGTCCTGATCGCGTTCCATCCGAACGCAAGGCCCGCGACCTCGGGGTTTATGACGATATCCGCTTTCTCGGAAAGCAGGATCCCGTGGAGGAAATCCTGTCGATTGCCGATGTCTTTCTGATGCCGAGTGGCTCTGAGACATTCGGTCTGGCTGCGCTCGAAGCAATGGCTTGTGACGTTCCCGTGGTGGCGAGCAACGTCGGTGGGCTTCCAGAACTCGTCGAGGATGGCGAAACGGGCTTCCTCTGTGAATTGGACGACATCGACGCGTTCGAAGAGGCGTGTCGCCGCCTGCTGGTCGACGAGGATCTTCACACGCGGATGTCAGACGCGGCTCGCTCGCGAGCGGAGGACACGTTCGACATCCGGCAGATCGTTCCGCACTACGAGCGCTACTACGAGAAGGTGCGAGAGAACCTGCTGGAATCGGTGGGATAGGCCGGAAGGGCTGCCCATGTATCGTTGGGTGTAGCACCACGAAAGGAAGGGAGCGCGCCGATGCCTTCCGAATGTCCTCACGCCTGCTGACCAGATCCTAGATGTCGTTTAGAAACGGGTTTTGTCGGCGCTCCCGTGCCACCGTGGTTTTCGGTCCGTGGCCTGGGTAGATCGTGAATGCGTCCCCGAGCGGCAGAATCTTGTCCCGGATTGATGCCATGAGTTGCGGCATCGACGTTTGCGGCAATCCCTCCGTGCGTCCGATCGAATCCTGAAACAGAACGTCGCCGGTCACGGCCTGATCGCTGTCGCGGTCGACGAAGCAGATCGAGTCCGGTGAGTGCCCGGGCGTGTGGAGTACGTCCAGCGTTACGGTCCCGAATGAAATCGTGTCTCCTTCCTCCAGGAACGTATCCGGCACCGACGGTGGGTCCACCTCGACACCGAATGCCTTCGCCTGATCCACGGACCGCTCGATAAACGGGATTGAGGCCTCGTGCATCTTGAACTCGTCGTCGTATCTCGCCTCGAAGAACGCACAGCCGAAGATGTGATCGATGTGCGCGTGCGTCAGAAGCAGATGTTTTACCGTCAAATCATTGGACTCGAGAAACTGCGTGACCTCGTCTTTTTCCTCGGCGGATGCACAACTCGGATCGATGACAACGGCTTCGCCTGCATCATAGCAGACGTAGCAATTCGTCATGAACGGGTTGTAAGTAAACGACTGGACCTTCATGAGGCGAGGCGTGAAGTGAATGTAGGGAGGGGCTGACGTGCGGCGTGTGCACGGAAGAAATCTCTACGAGTCTGCAAGATGAACGTTCGCCGGTGTCGTCCGTGCCAATTACATAACGGTGACATAGAAGACGGTGAGTCGGGGGAGACTGGCGTAATCGTGGTATGGAGGATACCGTCCCGTTGCAGAACGCACTCTTCCGACCCCGCTATCACGGTCGTATTCAACGATGACGAACCCCCCACCGAAGAAGTCGGATCGGAGTATTCATTTCCACAACAGCTTCGATGCCCGTCCGCGAGAGCGAGCGCTCATTCGCGACGCGATCTCCTGCTGCGCCCCAGAGCTTTCGGAAACGCTGTCGCCAGAGTGGATTGTTGTCCGGGAAGTTGTGGCGGACGAACCGCTGTACCTCGTCCACTACCGCACGACGCGAACGACGATCACGGCCACATCTGCGGAAGAACTCGCTGAGCAGATTCGCGATGGCGTGTTTGACGACATCGGCGAGCAGGATGGGGCGCCTCCGTCTGCCCTCGAGTCCTCTAGGGTGCCGGGAGAGTGACCCTTCTCGCCAGGTTCGAAGTGGGTGATCCATGTGCTCGGATCTGTACGTTTTCTCGGCCGGCTCATTTGAAAAAGCATTACGAGAATCACCGTCGTGTGGCGACCGTCCTGTCGATGTCGTCCAGGTAGAGAATCGTGTATCCGAACGTCATGGTCGTGTCCGTCGGAGAGGATGAGTGCGCTCGATTCCACCGAGTGGCGGGGAACCGAGCGGCGGCCGCTTCACCCGTCGAGTATCGGGTGTCGGGCGTCCGCGTCTAGCCGCGATAGCCGTACGACTTCAGGTAAGATTCCTGGTCGCGCCAGTCTTTCCTGACCTTCACGTGGAGCTGCAGATAGACGTCCGACTGAACGAACTGCTCGATGTCCTTCCGCGCGGACATGCCGAGCCGTTTCAGTGCGCGGCCGCCCTTTCCGATCAGGATGCCCTTGTGCGACTTCCGGTTGACGACGATTTCCGCATCGATGAAATCCTTTTCGTTCGTGCGCTCCTCGTACTCGACGATGTTGACCTGCACGGAGTATGGGATTTCCTCATGGTATTGCTGAAAGACCTTCTCCCGAATGATCTCTGCGACGAAGAAGCGCTCTGGATGCTCACTGACCATTTCCTTCGGGTAGAAGGGCGGTCCTTCCGGAAGGCGATCGACGATCAGGTCGAGTAGCGTATCCACGTTCGTGCCCTTGACGGCCGAGGTGGGAACGATCTCGTCGAATCCTCGAAGCTCCATGTACGACTCCACGAGCGGGAGCGCCTGCTCATTGGGAATCAAATCCATTTTCGTGAGCACGAGAAACGCTGGCCGGTCCCCGGCCTGTTTCAGGCTGAAGGTATCCGGCGTCCCCTTCGTTGCGTCGTGGAGGAAGAGGAGCAGGTCAGCGTCACGGACTGCATCTTCCACCTGCCCCATCATCGCCTTGTGGAGACGGTACTGGGGCTTGATGATCCCGGGCGTGTCCAGAAAGATCACCTGATGATCTTCGCGGGAGTGGATCCCAATGACGCGGTTACGGGTCGTCTGTGGCTTCCGCGTGACGATCGACAGCTTTTGCCCGACCATCGCGTTCATCAGCGTGGACTTGCCGACGTTCGGCTTACCGATCAGGGCGACATAGCCGCTTTTGTGTCCGTCGGGAAGGTCTTCGAAAAATGGAGAAGGGGCGTCCATGCTCTGCAAAGTCGGGTCGAGGTGAAAATACGTGTCGCGGTTGAACCTGGAGGCAGATGCAGATGCATCTCTCCGGTCGGAGCGAAAAGGTGGTCAGCGTTTGTGTGGGTTAGCGTCGCGAAAATTTACTTCTTCATCAATTTACTTCTTCACGACGGAAATCATGTCTCGGACGGCCTGGTCCATGCCCGTCAGGACGGCCCGTGCGATGATGGCGAAGCCGATGGAGACTTCGGCCACGTGGGGTACCGTCTTCCGGAAAAGAGAAAAGTTGTTGTAGTCGAGGCCGTGACCCGCATGGACGCGCAGACCGGCGTCGTGGGCTACCTGCGCCCCGTTGGCGAGGCGCTGGGCTTCTGCGCGGCGGTCTGCTTCGGTTTCCGCGTTAGCATAGTCGCCGGTATGGAGTTCGACCGTATTGGCGCCGGCGTCGGCGGCGGCCCGAATGTGCTCCGGGACGGGGTCAACGAAGAGAGCAACCTGCTCGATGCCTGCATCATACAGCTTAGGAATCACGGTGTCGAGCCGGTCGCGGTTGGCGGTGACATTGAGTCCGCCCTCCGTCGTAACCTCCTCGCGGCGCTCCGGGACCAGCGTAGCCAGGTCTGGCGCAACGTCGCAGCAAATGTCGACGACTTCCGGTTCCGTTGAGAGTTCAAAGTCGAGTTTGCCTTTTACGGTTTCGCGAAGCAGGCGAACATCCCGTTCCGTGATGTGCCGACGGTCTTCTCGCAGGTGAAAGACGATCCCGTCGGCTCCTGCTTGCTCGCATAGGGCAGCGGCATGGATCGGGTCCGGAAACGACTCCTCACGCGCGTTTCGCAGCGTAGCAACGTGGTCGACATTGATCAGCAGACGGATCACAGGCACAGGGTTCAAGATGACGGGGCAAGAATGAACGAGAGTGCAACTGATGCCCCGTAATCTTTGTTTTCGCAAATAGACCGTGCTGGCAGAAACGCGTCGGAAGAATCGTAGGATTTCGAATCTTGACCCTCACTGGGCATTTGCGAACTGGGTTTTAGCCCGTGATAGGATGGGAAGGCGTGCGAAGATTGTCTTGTTGGTGAGGGAAGAGGTGGCGTGCTTGATTCTTTGCACCTGCTTTACCGAATTCCTGATTAACGTTTCCGACTCGGTCACAACTGGTTGCATTTCGGGGAGTGGGCACGTACTTTTGGCCGTGTTGCCGTTGTGCCCGCAACGTAGTTCATTGCAGCATCGTCCTTATTTGGATCCACACGGCCGAGTGCAGTCCCGTCTATACGGCTCTAGTGTGTGGCCGGGGCGATTAGTCATTCCGGGATTTGCGTGTTAGCCGATTCGAAGAGTCGACACGGCTCGCCGAATGTGTTTTCACGTCCTCGTACGCTACGCCGCTGCTCTACGCGACGGCGTCGTCCGATTCGCTTTTTACAATCAATCATCGTTGACGCTCACATGGCTTCGAGCCGCCAGAATCTTCGCACCGGAGTTCAAATCGTGTTGGGGATCGCCATCATTGTCCTGTCTTACTTTTTGTACCGGGCGATCACCGAACCGTACGATAGAATCGAGCGACAGCAGCGACTGACGGAGCAGACCCGGGAGCGGATGTCGAACATCCGGACCGCTCTCGTTGATTACGAGCGGGACAGCGCCGCCTTTCCTGACTCGCTCGATACCCTTCGCATTCATATTGAGCGTGACTCGTTGCTGACGAACGCCCAGGACAGCATCTTCGGAGGCCCGGTTAATCTCGACTCCCTCTTTTTCTCGCCTCGGACGGGCAAGCGCTTCCTCTACACGGTTAGCGATACCGGCAAGGTCGAAACATACTTGCTCGAAGACCCGGATACCGACGACAAGATCGGTACGCTGTCTGGCGACCCGACTCAGACAAACGTTGCCTCCTGGGAGTAACGCGTGATTATTACGGCTGCGTCGGGTGATAGCATCCGGCGCAGCATTCCAAATGAGCTGTTCAACCTGCGCTGCCGGATGCGGTGCCTATCGTCTCCTGGCAGAGTCGGCCAGCTGAGTTTACGAAGTCGCATCGCATCGTTTCGCGCCGTACCTTGTCTATGAGAATGTGTCCTTCCGATCTGGTGGTGCTCTAATTTTGGGCTCCACGGGGTCGGGAGCTCATCCCGTGATCGCCTCGACGTAACCTGAATCGGCATGAGTGAAGCGGTCCTTGCAGCGATCGATATCTACGGCTCGCAGCTTCGGTATGCCGAGGTTGAAAAAGAGGAGGACGCTGCGCCCCGGCTGTTGCGGCTCGGGAGTTGTGAGTTCGACTTTGATCTCGTCCAGGATCTCCTGCGCTCCGGAGCACCGCAGCACGGAGGAGAGGTTGTCGCGGCCCTGCAGGAAGCTTTCGACGCGACGGAGGCGTCTCGCCTACGGATCTGTGTTCACCCACCGGATTCGTTTACGTTTTTTACGCCTCTCTCCGCAACGCTACCTGTCCGGAGTCGGCAAGAACAGATCCACCAGCAGGCTGCTCTGTTAACCGGCACGCGTGATCCCGAAGGTCTGGATCTGGCGTCCGAAACCGTGCGCACGGCGCAGGACAGCGAGGGAGAAGCAGTGATGTGGGTTCACGTGCTGGCTACACCTGGCCCGATTCACGAGCGATTTGAGCGGTTAGCCAGTTCGTTGCCGGTTACCGGATTCGACTGGGTCGTCAGCACGCAGTCGGCCGCCAAGGTTGCTGCGCATACGGATCTTACGGGGATTACGCAGGCGCAGGCGCTGCGTCCGTTCACGCTCTCCGTGGGCCGATACGAAGGGCACACCGAGTACACGCTGTCTCGGGATCGCCAGTGGTATCATAGCCACTACACGCACGAGGCAGATACGCCGACGGATCGCCTGTATTTTGCGATCGGCTTGCTGAATCGTCTCGGTGTGTCGCCTGGGGCCGTGGGACGACTCTTCGTCTATGGTCTGGATGTGGATCCCAATGCCTACGCGCCATTTCAGACGATCTTCGGTGTGGAGCCGGAGACGCTAGATCCGCTGAGTGTCCTGCGTGCGGATCGGAGTCGGTTCGGGACATCGTTCGATGTCGGTGCGTACGCATCGTGTGTTGGCGCACTGCTCTAACGCCGTCTCCGCTCAGGTGGCGCGTTGTGCCGTATATCCGTGCCAGCGGAACGAGCCGCGCCGAACAATCAGGATGATCTGGCCGTCGCCATCATCCCTGCCAGTGTCTTCTGTGATGCCTCCCTGTTTGCTTTCTTTGCTTTCCTCTATTCTTCCATGCGCATAATTGCCGGACGCTTTCGCGGTCACACGATTGAGTCGCCGCCCGGTCATTTGACCCGACCATCG
The DNA window shown above is from Longibacter salinarum and carries:
- a CDS encoding MBL fold metallo-hydrolase → MKVQSFTYNPFMTNCYVCYDAGEAVVIDPSCASAEEKDEVTQFLESNDLTVKHLLLTHAHIDHIFGCAFFEARYDDEFKMHEASIPFIERSVDQAKAFGVEVDPPSVPDTFLEEGDTISFGTVTLDVLHTPGHSPDSICFVDRDSDQAVTGDVLFQDSIGRTEGLPQTSMPQLMASIRDKILPLGDAFTIYPGHGPKTTVARERRQNPFLNDI
- the era gene encoding GTPase Era, producing the protein MDAPSPFFEDLPDGHKSGYVALIGKPNVGKSTLMNAMVGQKLSIVTRKPQTTRNRVIGIHSREDHQVIFLDTPGIIKPQYRLHKAMMGQVEDAVRDADLLLFLHDATKGTPDTFSLKQAGDRPAFLVLTKMDLIPNEQALPLVESYMELRGFDEIVPTSAVKGTNVDTLLDLIVDRLPEGPPFYPKEMVSEHPERFFVAEIIREKVFQQYHEEIPYSVQVNIVEYEERTNEKDFIDAEIVVNRKSHKGILIGKGGRALKRLGMSARKDIEQFVQSDVYLQLHVKVRKDWRDQESYLKSYGYRG
- the bshA gene encoding N-acetyl-alpha-D-glucosaminyl L-malate synthase BshA; translated protein: MKIGITCYPTYGGSGVVATELGKALANRGHEIHFISSSMPFRLSHIAGNIFFHEVNVQSYPLFEYPPYTLSLTSKMVDIAKHAGLDLMHVHYAIPHATSAVMARQILATEGVHMPVVTTLHGTDITLIGQDPSFAPVVTWSINESDGVTAVSNYLRQETYDHFDIDNGIEVIPNFIDTERFFRQNKEHFKQALCPNGEKVIAHVSNFRPVKNAQQVVEIFHRLREDDLPVKLLLVGDGPDRVPSERKARDLGVYDDIRFLGKQDPVEEILSIADVFLMPSGSETFGLAALEAMACDVPVVASNVGGLPELVEDGETGFLCELDDIDAFEEACRRLLVDEDLHTRMSDAARSRAEDTFDIRQIVPHYERYYEKVRENLLESVG
- a CDS encoding outer membrane beta-barrel protein; its protein translation is MRAMLKRFATSALALAIIVLVGASPAHAQLGIAGGLNFESSDDISTSSADANFENSTGYHIGVVYDAGFGPVNIRPGFFYRKVGTYEFGNTTGGGAAGTIDISTFEVPVDVRLNLLVTPVITPYVLAGPMLTIPRSNVDGFGNGDDFDDFTEDMSLSANVGAGVQLNLPAVPFKLQPELRYEFGISEYVDTDAVEVSESPKFSAFSLRLNVIF
- a CDS encoding pyridoxine 5'-phosphate synthase — encoded protein: MIRLLINVDHVATLRNAREESFPDPIHAAALCEQAGADGIVFHLREDRRHITERDVRLLRETVKGKLDFELSTEPEVVDICCDVAPDLATLVPERREEVTTEGGLNVTANRDRLDTVIPKLYDAGIEQVALFVDPVPEHIRAAADAGANTVELHTGDYANAETEADRRAEAQRLANGAQVAHDAGLRVHAGHGLDYNNFSLFRKTVPHVAEVSIGFAIIARAVLTGMDQAVRDMISVVKK